From Temnothorax longispinosus isolate EJ_2023e chromosome 3, Tlon_JGU_v1, whole genome shotgun sequence, one genomic window encodes:
- the Rdgb gene encoding protein retinal degeneration B isoform X7, with protein MLIKEYRIPLPLTVEEYRIAQLYMIAKKSRDESKGAGSGVEIIENEPYSNGPGGNGQYTHKIYHVGSHLPGWFKSLLPKSALIAKEEAWNAYPYTKTRYTCPFVEKFSVEIETYYFPDDGHQENVFNLTGSDYRNRIVDLIDIVKDQPYGADYVKEEDPKLYMSEKTGRGPLEDTWLEDYWADVEGKQQPTPSGKSLMCAYKLCRVEFRYWGMQTKLEKFIHDVALRKTMVRAHRQAWAWQDEWTGLTMEDIREIERQTQLALQRKMGLGDSEDELEDENWKAGATGTTTITTTTATSANATMTSEESAVAKTLAATLGSIEKNEEAQSPLSIRKPSDIPIINTAASSEGEISPEDSPIDVDEIKNAAAGEKAKKEWMKSNVHSPSSNKSFDIQIANWRMESIVRESESGSDDEFFDCQEGEDTTVRTPSAANEQEDTIFSPSYLQRITNERSSKRLQISTSASIDMSCPASPQHSPTHHPCKITVLIIVVHGGSVLDANVDLTAKKSDITTFRGAFESVMRQHYPSMVGHVSVKFVACPSICTEALGILSSLSPYSFDMSPSCMDAPQVTHDTIPIGAIPLLASSSSEYQDAVSRVVISANQVYHDFIKSDEGKGFSGQICFVGDSVGSILSYDVLCRATQHSRHSSENSILEGSGQQGNDNGEDGKHLTAPSPRRRSSGTSDKLDFEVGDFFTFGSPLASVLAYRKIATSSDRNSFIPKPLVNQMYNLFHPTDPMAARLEPLISARFSLITPVNIARYQKYPLGNGQPYHLLETIQTNPQLIVDGLNVPNLQMSHLRRLSDISLQSTMSGIIDNVPLQAVSALMQRWWGTKRLDYALYCPEGLANFPTNALPHLFHASYWESSDVIAFILRQLGRFDLPLLGNEEKDLTCFRPGQPREKWNKKRTSVKLKNVAANHRANDVIVREGAPQVLVARFMYSPIDMITLTGEKVDIHIMKNAPAGEWTYISTEVTDKNGRIIYKIPDDKALGYGLYPVKMVVRGDHTSVDFFMAVIPPRTECVVFSIDGSFAASRSVSGKDPKVWAGAVDVVRHWQELGYLIIYITARPDMQQQTVVSWLSQHNFPHGLVSFADGLSRDPLAHKAAYLNKLVKEHGMIIHQAYGSEKDINVYTAISLKPSQIFIIGKVSKKHQAMATILYDGYAAHLSTLQVHGGSRPAQGNARMVIPRGQFGLPGQNSSLRRRSSFRTAKRAISQPPLGKTSFPLERSTSVGPSVTPASSASASVHQSATTEKL; from the exons ATGTTGATCAAGGAGTATCGCATACCGTTGCCTCTCACGGTAGAGGAGTATCGAATCGCTCAGCTGTACATGATAGCG AAAAAATCTCGGGACGAGAGCAAGGGTGCCGGTAGCGGCGTGGAGATAATCGAGAACGAGCCGTACAGCAACGGTCCGGGCGGTAACGGGCAGTACACACACAAAATCTATCACGTGGGCAGTCACCTGCCGGGCTGGTTCAAGAGCCTCCTGCCCAAATCGGCGTTGATCGCCAAGGAGGAAGCATGGAACGCCTATCCGTACACCAAGACCCGCTACACGTGCCCGTTCGTGGAGAAGTTCTCCGTCGAGATCGAAACCTATTACTTTCCGGACGACGGTCACCAGGAGAACGTCTTCAATCTCACCGGCAGTGATTACAGGAACAGGATCGTGG ACCTGATCGACATTGTCAAGGATCAGCCGTACGGGGCGGACTATGTGAAGGAGGAGGACCCTAAGCTGTACATGTCGGAGAAGACCGGTAGAGGCCCGCTGGAGGACACGTGGCTGGAGGATTATTGGGCCGATGTGGAA GGAAAGCAACAGCCAACGCCGTCGGGAAAGTCATTAATGTGCGCGTACAAGCTATGCCGAGTAGAGTTCCGTTATTGGGGCATGCAAACGAAATTAGAAAAGTTCATACACGACGTAG CTCTGCGGAAGACGATGGTGCGGGCGCACAGGCAGGCCTGGGCCTGGCAGGATGAGTGGACTGGTCTGACGATGGAAGACATCAGGGAGATTGAGCGGCAGACGCAATTGGCGCTGCAGCGGAAGATGGGCCTGGGTGACTCGGAGGACGAGCTCGAGGACGAGAATTGGAAAGCGGGCGCGACGGGAACGACGACGATCACGACAACAACAGCGACGTCGGCGAACGCGACGATGACGTCGGAGGAATCGGCGGTAGCCAAAACGCTGGCGGCCACCCTGGGCAGCATCGAGAAGAACGAAGAGGCGCAGAGCCCGCTGTCCATCAGGAAGCCGTCCGACATTCCCATCATTAACACGGCGGCCAGTTCCGAGGGCGAGATCAGCCCCGAGGACTCTCCGATCGACGTGGATGAAATCAA AAATGCGGCCGCCGGTGAAAAGGCCAAGAAGGAGTGGATGAAGAGCAACGTGCATTCGCCGAGTTCGAACAAAAGCTTCGACATCCAGATCGCGAATTGGAGGATGGAGAGCATCGTCAGGGAGTCCGAATCCGGCAGCGACGACGAGTTCTTCGATTGCCAGG AAGGGGAGGACACGACTGTGCGGACACCATCTGCGGCAAACGAGCAag AGGATACAATATTTTCGCCTTCGTATCTGCAACGTATCACCAATGAACGAAGTAGCAAGAGATTGCAGATCAGCACATCGGCCAGCATCGACATGTCGTGTCCAGCGTCCCCTCAACATTCTCCCACGCATCACCCATGCAAAATTactgttttaattattgtgGTGCATGGTGGTAGTGTTTTAG ACGCAAATGTCGATTTAACGGCAAAAAAATCAGACATTACGACATTCCGGGGAGCTTTTGAATCCGTCATGAGACAGCATTATCCTAGCATGGTCGGTCACGTATCCGTTAAATTTGTCGCCTGTCCTTCCATCTGCACCGAAGCCTTGGGAATTTTGTCGAG CCTGAGCCCATACAGCTTCGACATGTCGCCTTCGTGCATGGACGCTCCGCAAGTAACGCACGACACTATCCCGATCGGCGCGATTCCACTGCTAGCGAGTTCGAGTTCCGAATATCAAGACGCAGTGTCGCGGGTGGTGATAAGTGCCAACCAAGTGTACCATGACTTTATCAAGAGTGATGAGGGTAAAGGTTTCAGCGGGCAGATCTGCTTTGTGGGTGACTCGGTGGGGTCGATCCTGTCCTATGACGTCCTGTGCAGGGCGACACAGCACTCGAGACACAGTAGCGAGAACAGCATTCTGGAAGGTAGCGGTCAGCAGGGCAATGATAACGGCGAAGACGGCAAGCATTTGACCGCTCCATCTCCTAGGAGAAGGTCTTCCGGCACGAG TGACAAGCTGGATTTTGAAGTGGGTGACTTTTTTACGTTCGGTAGTCCGCTTGCATCAGTCCTCGCTTACAGAAAGATTGCCACGTCTAGCGACAGGAATAGTTTTATACCCAAGCCGTTAGTCAACCAAATGTACAATCTGTTTCATCCTACGGATCCCATGGCCGCGAGATTGGAACCCTTGATCTCAGCAAGGTTTTCACTGATCACGCCGGTCAACATTGCCCGATATCAAAAGTATCCACTTGGCAATGGCCAGCCTTATCACCTGC TGGAGACTATCCAGACCAACCCGCAACTGATTGTTGACGGATTGAATGTTCCCAATCTTCAAATGTCGCATTTAAGAAGATTATCCGATATATCACTTCAAAGTACAATGTCAGGCATTATCGACAATGTTCCTTTACAGGCAGTATCTGCCC TGATGCAAAGGTGGTGGGGCACCAAAAGACTAGATTATGCGCTCTATTGTCCAGAGGGTCTCGCTAATTTTCCTACAAACGCCTTGCCGCATCTCTTCCACGCTAGTTATTGGGAGTCTTCGGACGTGATCGCGTTCATTTTGAGGCAATTAGGCAGATTCGATTTGCCATTGCTCGGCAACGAGGAAAAAGATCTCACTTGTTTCCGTCCAGGTCAACCCAGAGAAAAATGGAATAAAAAGCGTACCTCCGTTAAACTTAAg AATGTTGCTGCCAATCACAGAGCGAATGATGTCATCGTGAGGGAAGGTGCACCACAAGTATTAGTCGCTAGGTTTATGTACAGTCCTATTGATATGATAACTTTAAcag GTGAGAAAGTTGATATCCATATTATGAAAAACGCACCGGCAGGCGAGTGGACATACATCTCTACTGAGGTAACTGACAAAAATGgtagaataatttacaaaataccaGATGACAAAGCGCTAGGTTACGGACTTTATCCAGTAAAGATGGTTGTaag GGGAGATCATACATCTGTAGATTTTTTCATGGCTGTGATACCGCCGAGAACTGAGTGCGTGGTTTTTAGCATAGATGGTTCTTTTGCCGCTAGTAGGTCGGTGAGTGGTAAAGATCCGAAAGTCTGGGCTGGTGCCGTCGACGTTGTGag gCATTGGCAGGAACTGGGTTACCTCATCATTTATATTACTGCGAGACCCGATATGCAACAGCAGACAGTAGTTTCCTGGCTGTCGCAGCATAATTTTCCTCACGGTCTTGTCTCATTTGCCGACGGCCTGTCCAGAGATCCGCTCGCCCACAAAGCCGCCTACTTGAATAAGCTTGTGAAG GAGCACGGTATGATAATACATCAGGCGTACGGCAGCGAGAAAGACATTAACGTATATACGGCGATAAGCCTGAAACCGAGCCAGATCTTCATCATCGGCAAAGTATCCAAGAAGCATCAAGCTATGGCGACAATACTGTACGACGGGTATGCCGCTCATTTGAGCACGCTGCAGGTGCACGGGGGTTCGCGGCCTGCTCAGGGCAACGCGCGCATGGTGATCCCCAGGGGTCAGTTCGGCTTACCAGGACAGAATAGTTCCCTGCGTCGACGAAG CTCTTTTAGGACGGCGAAGCGTGCGATCTCGCAGCCACCCTTGGGCAAGACATCCTTCCCGTTGGAACGATCAACGAGCGTGGGCCCATCCGTCACGCCTGCATCATCGGCATCAGCCAGCGTTCATCAATCAGCAACAACCGAGAAACTCTGA
- the Rdgb gene encoding protein retinal degeneration B isoform X2, whose protein sequence is MLIKEYRIPLPLTVEEYRIAQLYMIAKKSRDESKGAGSGVEIIENEPYSNGPGGNGQYTHKIYHVGSHLPGWFKSLLPKSALIAKEEAWNAYPYTKTRYTCPFVEKFSVEIETYYFPDDGHQENVFNLTGSDYRNRIVDLIDIVKDQPYGADYVKEEDPKLYMSEKTGRGPLEDTWLEDYWADVEGKQQPTPSGKSLMCAYKLCRVEFRYWGMQTKLEKFIHDVALRKTMVRAHRQAWAWQDEWTGLTMEDIREIERQTQLALQRKMGLGDSEDELEDENWKAGATGTTTITTTTATSANATMTSEESAVAKTLAATLGSIEKNEEAQSPLSIRKPSDIPIINTAASSEGEISPEDSPIDVDEIKNAAAGEKAKKEWMKSNVHSPSSNKSFDIQIANWRMESIVRESESGSDDEFFDCQEDFEDSSSLAKWSSLDLLAEGEDTTVRTPSAANEQEDTIFSPSYLQRITNERSSKRLQISTSASIDMSCPASPQHSPTHHPCKITVLIIVVHGGSVLDANVDLTAKKSDITTFRGAFESVMRQHYPSMVGHVSVKFVACPSICTEALGILSSLSPYSFDMSPSCMDAPQVTHDTIPIGAIPLLASSSSEYQDAVSRVVISANQVYHDFIKSDEGKGFSGQICFVGDSVGSILSYDVLCRATQHSRHSSENSILEGSGQQGNDNGEDGKHLTAPSPRRRSSGTSDKLDFEVGDFFTFGSPLASVLAYRKIATSSDRNSFIPKPLVNQMYNLFHPTDPMAARLEPLISARFSLITPVNIARYQKYPLGNGQPYHLLETIQTNPQLIVDGLNVPNLQMSHLRRLSDISLQSTMSGIIDNVPLQAVSALMQRWWGTKRLDYALYCPEGLANFPTNALPHLFHASYWESSDVIAFILRQLGRFDLPLLGNEEKDLTCFRPGQPREKWNKKRTSVKLKNVAANHRANDVIVREGAPQVLVARFMYSPIDMITLTGEKVDIHIMKNAPAGEWTYISTEVTDKNGRIIYKIPDDKALGYGLYPVKMVVRGDHTSVDFFMAVIPPRTECVVFSIDGSFAASRSVSGKDPKVWAGAVDVVRHWQELGYLIIYITARPDMQQQTVVSWLSQHNFPHGLVSFADGLSRDPLAHKAAYLNKLVKEHGMIIHQAYGSEKDINVYTAISLKPSQIFIIGKVSKKHQAMATILYDGYAAHLSTLQVHGGSRPAQGNARMVIPRGQFGLPGQNSSLRRRSSFRTAKRAISQPPLGKTSFPLERSTSVGPSVTPASSASASVHQSATTEKL, encoded by the exons ATGTTGATCAAGGAGTATCGCATACCGTTGCCTCTCACGGTAGAGGAGTATCGAATCGCTCAGCTGTACATGATAGCG AAAAAATCTCGGGACGAGAGCAAGGGTGCCGGTAGCGGCGTGGAGATAATCGAGAACGAGCCGTACAGCAACGGTCCGGGCGGTAACGGGCAGTACACACACAAAATCTATCACGTGGGCAGTCACCTGCCGGGCTGGTTCAAGAGCCTCCTGCCCAAATCGGCGTTGATCGCCAAGGAGGAAGCATGGAACGCCTATCCGTACACCAAGACCCGCTACACGTGCCCGTTCGTGGAGAAGTTCTCCGTCGAGATCGAAACCTATTACTTTCCGGACGACGGTCACCAGGAGAACGTCTTCAATCTCACCGGCAGTGATTACAGGAACAGGATCGTGG ACCTGATCGACATTGTCAAGGATCAGCCGTACGGGGCGGACTATGTGAAGGAGGAGGACCCTAAGCTGTACATGTCGGAGAAGACCGGTAGAGGCCCGCTGGAGGACACGTGGCTGGAGGATTATTGGGCCGATGTGGAA GGAAAGCAACAGCCAACGCCGTCGGGAAAGTCATTAATGTGCGCGTACAAGCTATGCCGAGTAGAGTTCCGTTATTGGGGCATGCAAACGAAATTAGAAAAGTTCATACACGACGTAG CTCTGCGGAAGACGATGGTGCGGGCGCACAGGCAGGCCTGGGCCTGGCAGGATGAGTGGACTGGTCTGACGATGGAAGACATCAGGGAGATTGAGCGGCAGACGCAATTGGCGCTGCAGCGGAAGATGGGCCTGGGTGACTCGGAGGACGAGCTCGAGGACGAGAATTGGAAAGCGGGCGCGACGGGAACGACGACGATCACGACAACAACAGCGACGTCGGCGAACGCGACGATGACGTCGGAGGAATCGGCGGTAGCCAAAACGCTGGCGGCCACCCTGGGCAGCATCGAGAAGAACGAAGAGGCGCAGAGCCCGCTGTCCATCAGGAAGCCGTCCGACATTCCCATCATTAACACGGCGGCCAGTTCCGAGGGCGAGATCAGCCCCGAGGACTCTCCGATCGACGTGGATGAAATCAA AAATGCGGCCGCCGGTGAAAAGGCCAAGAAGGAGTGGATGAAGAGCAACGTGCATTCGCCGAGTTCGAACAAAAGCTTCGACATCCAGATCGCGAATTGGAGGATGGAGAGCATCGTCAGGGAGTCCGAATCCGGCAGCGACGACGAGTTCTTCGATTGCCAGG AGGACTTTGAAGATAGCTCTTCATTAGCTAAATGGAGTTCTTTGGATCTTCTAGCAGAAGGGGAGGACACGACTGTGCGGACACCATCTGCGGCAAACGAGCAag AGGATACAATATTTTCGCCTTCGTATCTGCAACGTATCACCAATGAACGAAGTAGCAAGAGATTGCAGATCAGCACATCGGCCAGCATCGACATGTCGTGTCCAGCGTCCCCTCAACATTCTCCCACGCATCACCCATGCAAAATTactgttttaattattgtgGTGCATGGTGGTAGTGTTTTAG ACGCAAATGTCGATTTAACGGCAAAAAAATCAGACATTACGACATTCCGGGGAGCTTTTGAATCCGTCATGAGACAGCATTATCCTAGCATGGTCGGTCACGTATCCGTTAAATTTGTCGCCTGTCCTTCCATCTGCACCGAAGCCTTGGGAATTTTGTCGAG CCTGAGCCCATACAGCTTCGACATGTCGCCTTCGTGCATGGACGCTCCGCAAGTAACGCACGACACTATCCCGATCGGCGCGATTCCACTGCTAGCGAGTTCGAGTTCCGAATATCAAGACGCAGTGTCGCGGGTGGTGATAAGTGCCAACCAAGTGTACCATGACTTTATCAAGAGTGATGAGGGTAAAGGTTTCAGCGGGCAGATCTGCTTTGTGGGTGACTCGGTGGGGTCGATCCTGTCCTATGACGTCCTGTGCAGGGCGACACAGCACTCGAGACACAGTAGCGAGAACAGCATTCTGGAAGGTAGCGGTCAGCAGGGCAATGATAACGGCGAAGACGGCAAGCATTTGACCGCTCCATCTCCTAGGAGAAGGTCTTCCGGCACGAG TGACAAGCTGGATTTTGAAGTGGGTGACTTTTTTACGTTCGGTAGTCCGCTTGCATCAGTCCTCGCTTACAGAAAGATTGCCACGTCTAGCGACAGGAATAGTTTTATACCCAAGCCGTTAGTCAACCAAATGTACAATCTGTTTCATCCTACGGATCCCATGGCCGCGAGATTGGAACCCTTGATCTCAGCAAGGTTTTCACTGATCACGCCGGTCAACATTGCCCGATATCAAAAGTATCCACTTGGCAATGGCCAGCCTTATCACCTGC TGGAGACTATCCAGACCAACCCGCAACTGATTGTTGACGGATTGAATGTTCCCAATCTTCAAATGTCGCATTTAAGAAGATTATCCGATATATCACTTCAAAGTACAATGTCAGGCATTATCGACAATGTTCCTTTACAGGCAGTATCTGCCC TGATGCAAAGGTGGTGGGGCACCAAAAGACTAGATTATGCGCTCTATTGTCCAGAGGGTCTCGCTAATTTTCCTACAAACGCCTTGCCGCATCTCTTCCACGCTAGTTATTGGGAGTCTTCGGACGTGATCGCGTTCATTTTGAGGCAATTAGGCAGATTCGATTTGCCATTGCTCGGCAACGAGGAAAAAGATCTCACTTGTTTCCGTCCAGGTCAACCCAGAGAAAAATGGAATAAAAAGCGTACCTCCGTTAAACTTAAg AATGTTGCTGCCAATCACAGAGCGAATGATGTCATCGTGAGGGAAGGTGCACCACAAGTATTAGTCGCTAGGTTTATGTACAGTCCTATTGATATGATAACTTTAAcag GTGAGAAAGTTGATATCCATATTATGAAAAACGCACCGGCAGGCGAGTGGACATACATCTCTACTGAGGTAACTGACAAAAATGgtagaataatttacaaaataccaGATGACAAAGCGCTAGGTTACGGACTTTATCCAGTAAAGATGGTTGTaag GGGAGATCATACATCTGTAGATTTTTTCATGGCTGTGATACCGCCGAGAACTGAGTGCGTGGTTTTTAGCATAGATGGTTCTTTTGCCGCTAGTAGGTCGGTGAGTGGTAAAGATCCGAAAGTCTGGGCTGGTGCCGTCGACGTTGTGag gCATTGGCAGGAACTGGGTTACCTCATCATTTATATTACTGCGAGACCCGATATGCAACAGCAGACAGTAGTTTCCTGGCTGTCGCAGCATAATTTTCCTCACGGTCTTGTCTCATTTGCCGACGGCCTGTCCAGAGATCCGCTCGCCCACAAAGCCGCCTACTTGAATAAGCTTGTGAAG GAGCACGGTATGATAATACATCAGGCGTACGGCAGCGAGAAAGACATTAACGTATATACGGCGATAAGCCTGAAACCGAGCCAGATCTTCATCATCGGCAAAGTATCCAAGAAGCATCAAGCTATGGCGACAATACTGTACGACGGGTATGCCGCTCATTTGAGCACGCTGCAGGTGCACGGGGGTTCGCGGCCTGCTCAGGGCAACGCGCGCATGGTGATCCCCAGGGGTCAGTTCGGCTTACCAGGACAGAATAGTTCCCTGCGTCGACGAAG CTCTTTTAGGACGGCGAAGCGTGCGATCTCGCAGCCACCCTTGGGCAAGACATCCTTCCCGTTGGAACGATCAACGAGCGTGGGCCCATCCGTCACGCCTGCATCATCGGCATCAGCCAGCGTTCATCAATCAGCAACAACCGAGAAACTCTGA